The proteins below come from a single Xyrauchen texanus isolate HMW12.3.18 chromosome 3, RBS_HiC_50CHRs, whole genome shotgun sequence genomic window:
- the sec14l8 gene encoding SEC14-like lipid binding 8: protein MSGKVGDLSVKQAEALAQFRESVQDILPQCPSQSDHFLLRWLRARNFNLQKAEAMLRKHVEFRKYIKADTITTEWQVPEVIDKYLSGGMCGHDREGSPIWYDVVGPMDPKGLMHSATKQDLIKSKVRDCEMLQKECDLQSERLGKNIESITMVYDCEGLGMKHLYKPAIETYGEILSMFESNYPEGLKRLFVIKAPKLFPVAYNLVKHLLTEDTRRKIIILGSNWQEVLQKYIDPEELPVFYGGKLTDPDGDPKCRTKITFGSEIPRSFYVRDTIKVDYDQCVNIGRGSTHQVEYEILAPNCALRWQFTCDGADVGFGIFLKKKMGEWMKAGQMKEIIPNQRYNAHLVPEDGSLTCPEPGVYVLRFDNTYSIFQSKTVSFSVEVLLPSNDNQSGP from the exons ATGAGCGGAAAAGTAGGAGATCTGAGCGTAAAACAAGCTGAGGCCTTGGCCCAG TTTCGAGAGAGTGTTCAGGATATTCTGCCCCAGTGTCCATCTCAAAGTGACCACTTTCTTCTCCGATGGCTCAGAG cCAGAAATTTCAATCTACAGAAAGCCGAGGCCATGCTGCGCAAG CATGTGGAGTTTCGCAAATACATTAAAGCAGACACGATTACCACGGAGTGGCAGGTGCCAGAG GTAATAGACAAGTATCTTTCTGGTGGCATGTGTGGCCATGACCGGGAAGGAAGCCCCATATGGTATGATGTTGTTGGGCCTATGGACCCAAAGGGACTGATGCATTCCGCAACTAAGCAGGACTTAATCAAGTCTAAAGTCAGAGACTGTGAGATGTTGCAGAAAGAGTGTGATTTACAGAGTGAACGG CTGGGTAAAAACATTGAGTCTATTACTATGGTCTATGACTGTGAGGGTCTGGGAATGAAGCACTTATATAAACCTGCTATAGAGACTTATGGAgag ATTCTCTCAATGTTTGAGAGTAATTATCCAGAGGGACTCAAGAGGTTATTTGTCATTAAGG CACCCAAGCTGTTTCCTGTGGCTTACAATCTGGTGAAACATCTTTTGACTGAGGACACTCGACGTAAGATCATCATACTGGGAT CAAACTGGCAAGAGGTGTTACAGAAATACATCGACCCTGAGGAGCTCCCAGTTTTCTATGGGGGCAAACTGACCGACCCTGATGGTGACCCCAAGTGTAGAACCAAG attaCATTTGGATCAGAGATTCCCAGGTCCTTCTACGTTCGAGACACCATTAAAGTGGACTATGATCAGTGTGTGAATATAGGCCGTGGCTCCACCCACCAGGTGGAATATGAGATACTTGCACCAAACTGTGCACTGAG ATGGCAGTTTACCTGTGATGGTGCCGATGTGGGATTTGGCATCTTTTTGAAGAAGAAGATGGGTGAGTGGATGAAGGCTGGACAAATGAAGGAGATTATACCAAATCAGCGTTACAACGCACACCTGGTACCTGAGGATGGATCCCTCACCTGCCCAGAACCAGGAGTGT ATGTACTGCGATTTGACAACACTTACAGCATTTTCCAGTCCAAAACGGTCAGCTTTTCAGTGGAGGTCCTCCTACCTAGTAATGATAACCAATCAGggccttaa